The Coffea arabica cultivar ET-39 chromosome 1e, Coffea Arabica ET-39 HiFi, whole genome shotgun sequence genome has a window encoding:
- the LOC113717634 gene encoding peroxisomal ATPase PEX6 isoform X1, translating to MTVERRRKPLVLSSTRALVDSVLSCSRIQERDDGKIGTRDPQDSQPNLQLKAGILRISDNPTDNSQATTKLASLDRSALLGLSTSTLKKLSITSGSLVRVQNADNNFHRIAQIVALDAPFLDENLPDNQVLKSHSPQTMLLFPSCDYPQNRCIQLDPDVAYLSPILLFNLYLHVSCLKCIVHQGKETISSLFECQLDGEGNCKANNTSAISLAIKPSTHSPQYASHLRAAFVRIPECNTLESLKRSRYVEDECRQELIDVELNNYFTADRFLSTGDLFSISINWNCRSALCICCSRQKKKGTNDMIYFKVVAMEPSEAPVLRVNRTQTALVLGGNVASAVLPAMLIRGLNVSIPVQQNVVKMLASILTPPLCPSALSSKFRVAVLLHGLRGCGKRTVVKYVAHQLGLHVVEYSCHNLVASSERKTSAALAQAFSTANRYSPIVVLLRHFDIFQDLAHEASPHEQLGVNSEIAAVIKKFTEPVIEDEDDHSGGRLDCHSTDSEQIYRHRLLLVATADRTEGLPPTIRRCFSHEISMGPLTEEQRIQMLSGSLQRVAELLPNNSLEDLVQEIVGQTSGFMPRDLQALIADAAVNLVYSHPPEKAQKNSFESEQVEDCKSTSEATRDMGKEDLLKALEQSKKRNASALGTPKVPDVKWEDVGGLEDVKKSILDTVQLPLLHKDLFSSGLRKRSGVLLYGPPGTGKTLLAKAVATECSLNFLSVKGPELINMYIGESEKNVRDIFEKARSARPCVIFFDELDSLAPARGASGDSGGVMDRVVSQMLAEIDGLNDSSQELFIIGASNRPDLIDPALLRPGRFDKLLYVGVNSETSYRERVLKALTRKFKLHEDVSLQSIAKRCPPNFTGADMYALCADAWFHAAKQKVLVAGADSSSLNDRTDSVVVQYVDFIKVLGELSPSLSIAELKKYELLRDQFEGASR from the exons ATGACGGTGGAGAGGAGGAGGAAACCTTTGGTACTTTCTTCCACCAGAGCTCTCGTCGACTCCGTACTCAGCTGTTCCAGAATCCAAGAAAGGGATGATGGTAAAATTGGAACTCGAGACCCCCAGGACTCGCAGCCCAATCTGCAGCTAAAGGCAGGAATTCTACGAATATCTGACAATCCCACGGACAATTCGCAAGCTACAACTAAATTAGCCTCGCTCGATCGCTCTGCCTTGCTTGGCCTTTCAACGTCCACGCTCAAAAAATTATCCATTACTTCTGGCTCGCTG GTGCGTGTACAGAATGCTGATAACAACTTTCACAGGATTGCTCAGATTGTGGCTTTAGATGCTCCTTTCCTTGACGAGAACTTACCCGACAATCAAGTGCTCAAATCTCACTCTCCTCAAACAATGCTGCTCTTTCCATCATGCGATTATCCTCAAAATCGTTGTATACAATTAGATCCAGATGTTGCCTATTTGTCGCCAATTCTGTTATTTAACCTTTATTTACACGTCTCGTGCTTGAAATGTATTGTTCaccaaggaaaagaaactatATCATCTCTGTTTGAATGCCAACTGGATGGTGAAGGAAATTGTAAAGCCAATAATACCTCTGCTATTAGCCTGGCAATCAAACCTTCCACACATTCTCCACAGTATGCCTCACACCTAAGAGCTGCTTTTGTGAGAATACCAGAGTGTAATACCCTTGAATCTCTTAAAAGAAGTCGATATGTGGAAGATGAATGTCGCCAAGAATTGATTGATGTGGAGTTAAACAACTACTTTACTGCGGATAGATTTCTTTCCACGGGTGACCTCTTCAGCATCTCAATTAATTGGAATTGCAGATCAGCACTGTGCATTTGTTGCAGCCGACAGAAGAAAAAGGGAACTAACGACATGATATACTTCAAG GTTGTGGCTATGGAACCATCAGAGGCGCCTGTTCTTAGGGTGAACAGGACTCAAACTGCCCTTGTGCTGGGAGGAAATGTTGCTTCTGCAGTTCTCCCAGCTATGTTGATTCGTGGACTAAACGTTTCTATTCCTGTACAGCAAAATGTAGTGAAGATGTTGGCCTCAATACTTACACCACCTTTGTGCCCTTCAGCACTTTCATCAAAATTTAGAGTAGCAGTATTGCTGCATGGTTTACGTG GTTGTGGTAAAAGGACCGTAGTCAAATACGTTGCTCATCAATTGGGCTTGCATGTGGTAGAGTATAGTTGTCATAATTTAGTGGCATCTTCTGAAAGAAAGACATCTGCTGCTCTGGCTCAAGCCTTCAGTACAGCTAACAG ATACTCGCCTATCGTTGTTCTACTTCGACACTTTGATATTTTCCAAGATCTGGCTCATGAGGCATCACCACATGAGCAACTTGGTGTCAACTCAGAAATTGCAGCTGTAATTAAAAAATTTACTGAACCAGTTATTGAGGATGAAGATGATCACTCTGGAGGGAGATTAGATTGTCATAGT ACAGATTCTGAACAGATTTACAGACACCGCTTGTTGTTAGTTGCTACTGCTGACAGGACTGAAGGGCTGCCACCAACTATTAGGCGTTGTTTTAGTCATGAAATCAGTATGGGACCTTTGACAGAGGAACAAAGGATTCAAATGCTGTCTGGTTCCCTTCAACGTGTTGCTGAATTGCTACCAAAT AATTCTTTGGAGGATCTTGTGCAAGAGATAGTCGGACAGACATCAGGTTTTATGCCCAGGGATCTGCAAGCTTTAATTGCTGATGCGGCTGTCAATTTAGTCTATTCTCACCCACCTGAAAAAGCTCAGAAGAACTCTTTTGAGTCTGAGCAAGTTGAGGACTGCAAGTCAACCAGTGAAGCAACGAGGGATATGGGCAAAGAAGACTTGTTGAAAGCACTGGaacaatccaagaaaagaaatgcATCAGCCCTTGGTACACCTAAG GTTCCTGATGTCAAATGGGAAGATGTTGGTGGGCTCGAGGATGTTAAGAAATCAATTCTGGATACTGTTCAG CTGCCTCTACTGCATAAGGACTTGTTTTCCTCTGGGTTGCGCAAACGATCAGGGGTTCTTCTTTATGGTCCTCCAGGGACAGGAAAA ACTTTGCTGGCAAAAGCTGTTGCAACAGAATGCTCGTTGAATTTTCTCAGCGTGAAAGGGCCTGAATTAATTAACATGTACATAGGAGAGTCGGAGAAGAATGTCAGAGACATTTTTGAGAAG GCTAGATCAGCTCGTCCATGTGTTATTTTCTTTGACGAACTTGATTCTCTTGCTCCAGCTAGAGGTGCTTCAGGAGATTCTGGAGGCGTTATGGACCGAGTTGTTTCTCAG ATGCTTGCGGAGATTGATGGCCTAAATGACTCTTCTCAG GAGTTGTTTATCATTGGAGCAAGCAATAGACCAGATCTAATCGACCCAGCACTTCTGAGGCCTGGACGGTTTGATAAGCTCCTTTATGTTGGTGTTAATTCTGAAACATCATACAGGGAGAG GGTACTTAAAGCGCTCACGCGAAAATTCAAGTTGCATGAAGATGTATCACTTCAATCTATAGCCAAAAGATGCCCTCCGAACTTTACTGGTGCTGATATGTATGCCTTGTGTGCTGATGCTTGGTTTCATGCGGCAAAACAAAAG GTGTTAGTTGCTGGCGCAGATTCATCTAGCTTGAATGATCGGACAGACTCAGTTGTTGTCCAATATGTTGATTTCATCAAG GTTTTAGGAGAGCTGTCTCCTTCGCTTTCAATTGCTGAACTCAAGAAGTATGAATTGTTGCGAGATCAGTTTGAAGGAGCATCAAGATGA
- the LOC113717634 gene encoding peroxisomal ATPase PEX6 isoform X2: MLLFPSCDYPQNRCIQLDPDVAYLSPILLFNLYLHVSCLKCIVHQGKETISSLFECQLDGEGNCKANNTSAISLAIKPSTHSPQYASHLRAAFVRIPECNTLESLKRSRYVEDECRQELIDVELNNYFTADRFLSTGDLFSISINWNCRSALCICCSRQKKKGTNDMIYFKVVAMEPSEAPVLRVNRTQTALVLGGNVASAVLPAMLIRGLNVSIPVQQNVVKMLASILTPPLCPSALSSKFRVAVLLHGLRGCGKRTVVKYVAHQLGLHVVEYSCHNLVASSERKTSAALAQAFSTANRYSPIVVLLRHFDIFQDLAHEASPHEQLGVNSEIAAVIKKFTEPVIEDEDDHSGGRLDCHSTDSEQIYRHRLLLVATADRTEGLPPTIRRCFSHEISMGPLTEEQRIQMLSGSLQRVAELLPNNSLEDLVQEIVGQTSGFMPRDLQALIADAAVNLVYSHPPEKAQKNSFESEQVEDCKSTSEATRDMGKEDLLKALEQSKKRNASALGTPKVPDVKWEDVGGLEDVKKSILDTVQLPLLHKDLFSSGLRKRSGVLLYGPPGTGKTLLAKAVATECSLNFLSVKGPELINMYIGESEKNVRDIFEKARSARPCVIFFDELDSLAPARGASGDSGGVMDRVVSQMLAEIDGLNDSSQELFIIGASNRPDLIDPALLRPGRFDKLLYVGVNSETSYRERVLKALTRKFKLHEDVSLQSIAKRCPPNFTGADMYALCADAWFHAAKQKVLVAGADSSSLNDRTDSVVVQYVDFIKVLGELSPSLSIAELKKYELLRDQFEGASR, from the exons ATGCTGCTCTTTCCATCATGCGATTATCCTCAAAATCGTTGTATACAATTAGATCCAGATGTTGCCTATTTGTCGCCAATTCTGTTATTTAACCTTTATTTACACGTCTCGTGCTTGAAATGTATTGTTCaccaaggaaaagaaactatATCATCTCTGTTTGAATGCCAACTGGATGGTGAAGGAAATTGTAAAGCCAATAATACCTCTGCTATTAGCCTGGCAATCAAACCTTCCACACATTCTCCACAGTATGCCTCACACCTAAGAGCTGCTTTTGTGAGAATACCAGAGTGTAATACCCTTGAATCTCTTAAAAGAAGTCGATATGTGGAAGATGAATGTCGCCAAGAATTGATTGATGTGGAGTTAAACAACTACTTTACTGCGGATAGATTTCTTTCCACGGGTGACCTCTTCAGCATCTCAATTAATTGGAATTGCAGATCAGCACTGTGCATTTGTTGCAGCCGACAGAAGAAAAAGGGAACTAACGACATGATATACTTCAAG GTTGTGGCTATGGAACCATCAGAGGCGCCTGTTCTTAGGGTGAACAGGACTCAAACTGCCCTTGTGCTGGGAGGAAATGTTGCTTCTGCAGTTCTCCCAGCTATGTTGATTCGTGGACTAAACGTTTCTATTCCTGTACAGCAAAATGTAGTGAAGATGTTGGCCTCAATACTTACACCACCTTTGTGCCCTTCAGCACTTTCATCAAAATTTAGAGTAGCAGTATTGCTGCATGGTTTACGTG GTTGTGGTAAAAGGACCGTAGTCAAATACGTTGCTCATCAATTGGGCTTGCATGTGGTAGAGTATAGTTGTCATAATTTAGTGGCATCTTCTGAAAGAAAGACATCTGCTGCTCTGGCTCAAGCCTTCAGTACAGCTAACAG ATACTCGCCTATCGTTGTTCTACTTCGACACTTTGATATTTTCCAAGATCTGGCTCATGAGGCATCACCACATGAGCAACTTGGTGTCAACTCAGAAATTGCAGCTGTAATTAAAAAATTTACTGAACCAGTTATTGAGGATGAAGATGATCACTCTGGAGGGAGATTAGATTGTCATAGT ACAGATTCTGAACAGATTTACAGACACCGCTTGTTGTTAGTTGCTACTGCTGACAGGACTGAAGGGCTGCCACCAACTATTAGGCGTTGTTTTAGTCATGAAATCAGTATGGGACCTTTGACAGAGGAACAAAGGATTCAAATGCTGTCTGGTTCCCTTCAACGTGTTGCTGAATTGCTACCAAAT AATTCTTTGGAGGATCTTGTGCAAGAGATAGTCGGACAGACATCAGGTTTTATGCCCAGGGATCTGCAAGCTTTAATTGCTGATGCGGCTGTCAATTTAGTCTATTCTCACCCACCTGAAAAAGCTCAGAAGAACTCTTTTGAGTCTGAGCAAGTTGAGGACTGCAAGTCAACCAGTGAAGCAACGAGGGATATGGGCAAAGAAGACTTGTTGAAAGCACTGGaacaatccaagaaaagaaatgcATCAGCCCTTGGTACACCTAAG GTTCCTGATGTCAAATGGGAAGATGTTGGTGGGCTCGAGGATGTTAAGAAATCAATTCTGGATACTGTTCAG CTGCCTCTACTGCATAAGGACTTGTTTTCCTCTGGGTTGCGCAAACGATCAGGGGTTCTTCTTTATGGTCCTCCAGGGACAGGAAAA ACTTTGCTGGCAAAAGCTGTTGCAACAGAATGCTCGTTGAATTTTCTCAGCGTGAAAGGGCCTGAATTAATTAACATGTACATAGGAGAGTCGGAGAAGAATGTCAGAGACATTTTTGAGAAG GCTAGATCAGCTCGTCCATGTGTTATTTTCTTTGACGAACTTGATTCTCTTGCTCCAGCTAGAGGTGCTTCAGGAGATTCTGGAGGCGTTATGGACCGAGTTGTTTCTCAG ATGCTTGCGGAGATTGATGGCCTAAATGACTCTTCTCAG GAGTTGTTTATCATTGGAGCAAGCAATAGACCAGATCTAATCGACCCAGCACTTCTGAGGCCTGGACGGTTTGATAAGCTCCTTTATGTTGGTGTTAATTCTGAAACATCATACAGGGAGAG GGTACTTAAAGCGCTCACGCGAAAATTCAAGTTGCATGAAGATGTATCACTTCAATCTATAGCCAAAAGATGCCCTCCGAACTTTACTGGTGCTGATATGTATGCCTTGTGTGCTGATGCTTGGTTTCATGCGGCAAAACAAAAG GTGTTAGTTGCTGGCGCAGATTCATCTAGCTTGAATGATCGGACAGACTCAGTTGTTGTCCAATATGTTGATTTCATCAAG GTTTTAGGAGAGCTGTCTCCTTCGCTTTCAATTGCTGAACTCAAGAAGTATGAATTGTTGCGAGATCAGTTTGAAGGAGCATCAAGATGA